The following coding sequences are from one Salvia hispanica cultivar TCC Black 2014 chromosome 3, UniMelb_Shisp_WGS_1.0, whole genome shotgun sequence window:
- the LOC125209930 gene encoding uncharacterized protein LOC125209930 has product MEGAKVTTGVRKGKKKQVKDEIDLIKQAEKKKRRLEKALATSAAIRSELEKKKQKKKEEQERLDEGAAIAEAVALHVLLGEDSDDSSELMLEKDEGLALWDHANNMDIIVGRHSLVPYQDFPKCSLDNIGLVSDAHRYGHMWSHWGNSNLLVLSDHLFGRDVYPQYFSEQGWGSVGLSAGHLAAQAVSSLKIADDAHIDAYMFNRMLRG; this is encoded by the coding sequence ATGGAAGGTGCTAAAGTCACTACTGGTGTAAGGAAAGGCAAGAAGAAGCAGGTGAAAGACGAGATTGATCTAATTAAACAGGctgagaagaaaaagagacgCCTGGAGAAGGCATTGGCTACTTCTGCCGCGATCCGTTCTGAGctagaaaaaaagaaacagaaaaagaaagaagaacaagaaagacTTGACGAAGGTGCTGCCATAGCAGAGGCGGTTGCTCTGCATGTCCTACTTGGCGAAGACTCGGACGATTCAAGTGAACTAATGCTGGAGAAGGATGAGGGGCTGGCCTTGTGGGATCATGCTAACAACATGGACATCATTGTTGGGAGACACTCTTTGGTTCCTTACCAAGATTTCCCCAAGTGTTCCCTTGACAATATTGGATTGGTTTCTGATGCTCACAGATATGGGCATATGTGGAGTCACTGGGGTAACTCTAACCTGTTGGTCTTATCTGATCATCTCTTTGGAAGAGACGTCTACCCTCAATATTTTTCTGAACAAGGATGGGGCTCCGTGGGTTTATCTGCTGGTCATCTTGCTGCTCAGGCTGTTTCGTCACTTAAAATAGCTGACGATGCTCACATTGATGCTTATATGTTCAACCGGATGCTGAGAGGATGA
- the LOC125212923 gene encoding glutaminyl-peptide cyclotransferase-like isoform X2, with translation MTRYYKSSGKKSVKRRPPIPNPTNLHDHTNYKMAALLVSAAAFAYALTLIFLSISSNSLGLEPSIDRIYDVQVVNEFPHDPDAFTQGLLYAGNDALFESTGLYGHSSVRKVAIRTGKVEVMHKMDNSYFGEGLTLLGDRLFQVNWLTKTGFIYDRNNLSKVKIFNNQMKDGWGLATDGQVLFGSDGTSTLYQIDPQTMKVVRNHTVKFKGDEVYNLNELEFVAGEVWANVWETDCIARISGKDGLVLGWIYLPKLRKGLVASGNSIDVLNGIAWDQAQNRIFITGKLWPKLYEIKLQRLKKPFKGDIKKLCMPPAVHF, from the exons ATGACAAGGTACTATAAATCGTCGGGGAAGAAATCGGTAAAGCGCCGTCCACCAATTCCCAATCCGACTAATCTCCACGACCACACCAATTACAAGATGGCCGCTTTACTTGTTTCAGCTGCTGCTTTTGCGTATGCTCTCACTctcatttttctctccatttctTCCAACTCGCTCGGTTTGGAGCCGAGTATTGATCGCATTTACGACGTTCAAGTTGTCAATGAGTTTCCTCACGATCCCGATGCCTTCACTCAG GGGCTTTTGTATGCAGGAAATGATGCCCTTTTTGAATCTACGGGACTCTATGGACAT TCGTCGGTTCGGAAAGTTGCTATTCGGACAGGGAAG GTTGAGGTTATGCATAAAATGGACAACTCTTACTTTGGGGAGGGTTTGACTCTTCTTGGTGACAG GTTGTTCCAAGTCAATTGGTTGACGAAAACTGGTTTCATATATGACAGAAATAACTTGAGCAAA GTTAAGATATTTAATAATCAAATGAAAGATGGGTGGGGATTGGCAACTGATGGACAAGTTCTATTTGGAAGTGATGGAACATCAACCTTGTATCAGATTGACCCTCAGACAATGAAAG TTGTTAGAAATCACACTGTCAAGTTTAAAGGAGATGAAGTATATAACCTGAATGAATTAGAGTTCGTGGCTGGCGAAGTATGGGCCAATGTTTGGGAG ACTGACTGCATTGCAAGAATCTCGGGCAAAGACGGTCTTGTCTTGGGATGGATATACCTTCCAAAATTGAG GAAAGGGCTCGTAGCATCTGGAAACTCT ATTGATGTATTGAATGGCATCGCCTGGGATCAGGCGCAAAACCGGATTTTCA TAACTGGGAAGTTATGGCCGAAGCTATATGAGATAAAGCTGCAACGGCTGAAGAAGCCATTCAAAGGCGACATCAAGAAGCTGTGCATGCCGCCTGCTGTCCATTTTTGA
- the LOC125212923 gene encoding glutaminyl-peptide cyclotransferase-like isoform X1 yields MTRYYKSSGKKSVKRRPPIPNPTNLHDHTNYKMAALLVSAAAFAYALTLIFLSISSNSLGLEPSIDRIYDVQVVNEFPHDPDAFTQGLLYAGNDALFESTGLYGHSSVRKVAIRTGKVEVMHKMDNSYFGEGLTLLGDRLFQVNWLTKTGFIYDRNNLSKVKIFNNQMKDGWGLATDGQVLFGSDGTSTLYQIDPQTMKVVRNHTVKFKGDEVYNLNELEFVAGEVWANVWETDCIARISGKDGLVLGWIYLPKLRKGLVASGNSQIDVLNGIAWDQAQNRIFITGKLWPKLYEIKLQRLKKPFKGDIKKLCMPPAVHF; encoded by the exons ATGACAAGGTACTATAAATCGTCGGGGAAGAAATCGGTAAAGCGCCGTCCACCAATTCCCAATCCGACTAATCTCCACGACCACACCAATTACAAGATGGCCGCTTTACTTGTTTCAGCTGCTGCTTTTGCGTATGCTCTCACTctcatttttctctccatttctTCCAACTCGCTCGGTTTGGAGCCGAGTATTGATCGCATTTACGACGTTCAAGTTGTCAATGAGTTTCCTCACGATCCCGATGCCTTCACTCAG GGGCTTTTGTATGCAGGAAATGATGCCCTTTTTGAATCTACGGGACTCTATGGACAT TCGTCGGTTCGGAAAGTTGCTATTCGGACAGGGAAG GTTGAGGTTATGCATAAAATGGACAACTCTTACTTTGGGGAGGGTTTGACTCTTCTTGGTGACAG GTTGTTCCAAGTCAATTGGTTGACGAAAACTGGTTTCATATATGACAGAAATAACTTGAGCAAA GTTAAGATATTTAATAATCAAATGAAAGATGGGTGGGGATTGGCAACTGATGGACAAGTTCTATTTGGAAGTGATGGAACATCAACCTTGTATCAGATTGACCCTCAGACAATGAAAG TTGTTAGAAATCACACTGTCAAGTTTAAAGGAGATGAAGTATATAACCTGAATGAATTAGAGTTCGTGGCTGGCGAAGTATGGGCCAATGTTTGGGAG ACTGACTGCATTGCAAGAATCTCGGGCAAAGACGGTCTTGTCTTGGGATGGATATACCTTCCAAAATTGAG GAAAGGGCTCGTAGCATCTGGAAACTCT CAGATTGATGTATTGAATGGCATCGCCTGGGATCAGGCGCAAAACCGGATTTTCA TAACTGGGAAGTTATGGCCGAAGCTATATGAGATAAAGCTGCAACGGCTGAAGAAGCCATTCAAAGGCGACATCAAGAAGCTGTGCATGCCGCCTGCTGTCCATTTTTGA